The Gossypium hirsutum isolate 1008001.06 chromosome D02, Gossypium_hirsutum_v2.1, whole genome shotgun sequence region TTTTAACCTATGTCCTAGTTTATAACAATATTAGCTGTCGTGTACtttttgggtaaaactgataaaattgatggtttaggGTCACTCTTGGCAAAAAAAGAGAGGACCAATCTAGGAATTGAGTTATAGTTTAGGGATGAATTTATGTATAAAGCCTTTTTAATCAAACAGAAACCATTTGGTTGGGGTCTGcagaatatttttttttcaaaagaatgtatattttttatgattctcTGCAAATGGGagtgataaaaatataataaataagacATAAATTAACGATGCTTAAAAAGAATGTCGTGTcaaataatttgaagaaattaatgaataataacatcaaattagaGGGGCCTGTTATAGAATTTTacccaaaaaagaaagaaggaagaaagCATAGACCCAGTGAATTTGAGACAAAAGTATGCCTAAGTGATGGATCATCTTTCCAGTTGttaatatacaaataatttaatttgaaggattatttaaaatatgaaagagTTTAgtgatttataaaataaatttgtttaaaatatgggtcgggTTTAAGTTTTAACATTTAATGTTTGAATCTAATTTCATTCGATTTGGCtcgttttatatttttatagtatttttattttatcttcatatattatatattttatatatcacataaaaataaaaatataataatacaataatataCTATACACTtctatgttttcaatttagttaaAATATGCAATAAGTTCTTGTATTCtttctaaattttgaatttagtccttatactttttttttaggaatttagtcctactttttatatttcaaaatttagatctaattattaacattattaaaattattcgGTATATACTCATTTAATAGTCATACAATTAAAAAATAGCAttgtaataaacttgaatttaaccaaaacaaatttaatagtgttaatgatttaatttgaattttaaaaactaaaaagtagagggattgaattttaaaactaaaaatatagagactaaaatttaaatttaagaaaagTACAAGGACTTAGGACTAAACAAATTAATGTTATCtatttataaatatgattgaATTTAGACAAATTTTAGATTCATCGAGCTAGATTTAGAGGATTATTAAGTATACTAATATGATAGGGTAAACCTTACTCGAATTTCATTGGGTCAATAAGGCCaaagtcagaaaatttttttgggagtcggaattaaattatatatgtttatgatagtaaaaatgtaatttttccatttcaataacTATCTTTAAATTGTTTAGaggattaaataaattttttatcattttgagatcaaagtgtaattttatcgttactaatttaaaatttataaattataaatggcctaaatagaaaattttccatttttgggTCTAAATAACACCCCGATAAAGAGGCGGCGtcgaaacaaagagaaaaaagctttggaaattttaaatcggaaaaaaagggggaaaacgAAGAATGAGTGTGTATGGAGGGGATAGTTGGGGAAGAGAAGCACAATACCGAAAGAGAAGAATCGATGAAGTTGTTCTAGAAGGGATCGAAATTGATGATGGGCATGGCTCTTCTTACAAGAAGCTCGCTTCTGGCAAATACGCTTGTCTTGTCTGCCCTCAAAATCCCATCTTTGATACTCCTCTCATGCTTTCGGTAAGCTTAGCTTCGCTTTTATTCAACTCTTTTTAAGTTCTATACTTCTattatcatatgaaaattttctgcaaaattgtaaaaaacacatgtttataattatgttaattgaactTTGGGGGGGGGAATTGATGGTATTTTAGTTTATATAGGATAGGTTGATTATTGGGAAGTGACTAGAATGGCTTTTCTGTTgcttaatttcatgaatttggaAAGATAATTTAGAGTGAAGGAAGAATATGctttttatctaattgttctaaTTATGCTTAATGTTTGGGTTAATTGATTCTAAATTGGCCttaaacttcaaaacattttaattgagtCCTTGCAATATCGGTATTGTATTGATGATGTCCTTCCTTAGCTTAGCCGTCAACTTGGGTGTTAAATTCTGGTTCGGATACTATGTTGTGCTTAATTAAAACACATGTGTGCTTCCTGCATGGATAGCTTGGATATGATgtgttaataaaatttattaggGCCTGTCTGTATAGTAAGTACATACATGTTTACAATTTAATACAAGTATTTTAAATGTGTTGCATGTTGTATTTGAGCTGGTTTTTAATGCTCGAGGTAATAGTTAGGTTGACCGAAGCACTTGATTGATACGATACTAATACTTTGAAGATTCGATCagaatgttttaaagtttttgaTCAATTTAGAATTTGGGTTATAGTTTGTGGACATCGGTGCAATTAACCCATTAACGTTTTGAGTCTAACGTTGAATATGGATATGGATGTGTGTATGATGTTATGTtgtttttcttatgatttttgtgTATGATGTTATGTtgtttttcttatgatttttcaTAGTCCTCGAATTCTAGTTGTAGGAATATCAATATACCATGTCACTTCCTTTTCTCTGTAGCCATTTGAGAATGGAATACATCTTTCTATGTTTTCTTTCTAGATTGAATTATTTGCCTATTTTGCTTGAATTGGGAATATGGACTTTGTTTTGTTCCTTTTTTTCACTGGGATTTTGGGTGGAAGAGTAGGGGAAGTTGTTTCCGAGGCACCAAACTCGTAAACTTTTTTTTACTTACGAAATTCGAACTTCAGTTGagacttttttttcctttcctgtCTGGTTGTAAGATAGTTTATCTTGTTTTCTTGATTGTTGAAGTGATTTATGCAGATGCATTGCAAAGGATCACGTCATTTGGCTGCAAAGTCGAAGGCGAAAGAAAAGGAACTTACGAGACAAAACGAAATAAACAAGAGACTAGCTTTGGAAGGCTCTTCAACTACTTCCTCTATTAACTCGAGTACCACTAAGCAAAATGCTCGTTTACCTAGCAAAAGCAAACCATTGATCCAAATGGCACAAAAGGCTGCTTCTGAGATACTTGGTAATAAAAGACTCGAGGTTGACTCAAGAAACGAAAACCACAACACGGTGGTACCGAGACAGAATGATGTTAAAAATGCAACACTGGGTTTCTCTTGGGATCACAATTGTTCGAATGAAACATCCCACAAGCTAATACAGAACCATCTGGATTTCCGGGAATGTAGAGAGAGAGAACTTAAGTTTACATCTGCAGGTTGGAAACGTGATTGTCATGGTAAATGGTACAAAGATGAAAATGTGAGCTTCTTTTCCCCTGAATATAGTGTAAACATGTTGCTAAGTGCTATTTTAATCCTCCCAAAACCCTTAAATTGAAGGAAAATATGTTCTTAAATGCAGCAGCAACTGTGCTAACTAAGTTAAGGCTCAATCGGGTTGCTAAGTGCTAATTGAATTGCTTTAATATTTGTTATTGTCACTTTTGATTTATGATTTCTGCATAATGGCGCCATTTCCCCCTTGTAACTTGCTTGCAGGTTGAATTTGACTCGGATGAAGAAGATCCAAACTCATTATTTTGATGGAAGATCCCGGAGATTTCAGCATCGGTCCACTACTCGCGGACGTGGGGTGCAAAATTGAGCACTTGTTTCGTTACAAGATCCTGATTAGCCCTTGTAGGCACAATGTGCTGGAGATAGGAGATTAACTATTGAAACgagaaaagattgtatgaaacagtgataCCATGTCAACGTATAACACTTTCATTCAAATCATGTCACGCAATCAAAGCAAGTAATCCTTTCTCCAATTGAAACATACTGGTAAAAGTAACACGGAGACCTCTATATTAAGAGTCGGATTGTATTTTGTCTCTTCTACTAAAAAAGATGGGTAAATCAGTtcttatatattagattaaagagtaaatttgatttttttttgttaaaaaattttacctccttgtactgttaaaaattaaCTTGGCAATAATCGGATAACAATATAAGACATGTGCTAATATACAGGGATTAGTTTTTAATGgaacaaatggatgaaatttttaacagaaagattagtactctttaatctaatatacataaattaatttatctattttttaaataaataattaaaatacaatttcgaTTCTTAATACAGAAAAACATACCATGTATTCTCACAATGCTAATTCCAACGCATTGTACATTGTATTTCACTTTTTTGGGATTTTCATTTTGGACGGCATTTAAACGAACATCTGGTGGGTCTATTATACAAACCTTGAAATTTGTACTAAAAACACAACCCTTTATAAACTTTGGGTAATGGAAACTAATCTATTTTCACTTTATAAGAAAATTGTCAAATCATTTAATCCATCCATAACATTTCCAATGACTAACCAAAAAAAGGGGTCACATTCCAAAGTATGAACATCACTTATCAATCTAGTTTTGATGCTAGATAAAAAAAAGTGTATCAAATCTTGGACCacaaattaataaagaaaaaaaattaaaatgtcataAGCCCCTGTACTTTTAAGATGTTAAAATTTAAGTTCTATTGTTAGCACTGTTAAgtaatgtattaaaaataatgttataatgaatttaaattttacaaaataatttaattagtcaTGCATTATGtgtataattgtagatttaatctaTATTCTCTAATTGAATAATTCTTAGTCGCTATAATTCTCAAATTTACcaccttaaaatttaaaaataatagaacttaatgaatttgaaagttgtctttttgtcaagactaaaattttaaaatttgaaatgtaCATCCATAATTTACGCATAATACAGGgactaatatcataatttaaccGTTTTCTAAACGGGATGTTTTAGGGGGACCATTTGGAAGTTTCTTTGTAGGTTTGTGTGCATTGAATAGGTCACTGTTATTAGTGGGATAGCTATCAGACCCATCTGGTCTGCAATGgctatgtacatatatatatgtacacattACAGATTTGGTGCAAGTTTTTGAGCATCAAATGGATAACGATGTGTCCCGAGGACCACCGGTCTATGAGCTGTCGAGGCTTCAGCTTTCCCAATAGCTGTTCTTTGGCCCTATAAAAAGTAGAAACTCCCATGAAATATCATTCTCTCAACCCCATCCCGAGTCTTCTTTCGGGTAAATTGCATCAAACATCCTTAAATTATTGTTCAAATTCTGAAATGTTGTGTCCTTCTAGTTTACTTGTTAATTTAAGTGGCAAATGATGCTTTGGATTTAATGTTAAGCATGTTTAAAATATGAGGATATATATACTTATTGTACTTAGATTTGACGTGCTAAAATATAAAACAAGTATTAACCAAAATTAGGGGTGTTGTTTTTTAACATGTTGATCTGAATTGTTCATATGATTGGTTAAGGgtgaaattagaaaatttttaagaaactagaattaaattataaatttttagaggggttaaaatattttttttataattgtattAACATAGATTTTTACAACTTTTAGAGGGTTTTAAactataaatttaccatttttaaagGGAGGTCAAATACagttttacataatttttaaaggggttaaatataaatttaccattttagagAGGCAAAAGCTCATTATCCTACCCTGCAATAGCTGCACAGGTATttacaatttgatttattttaaataagttcCATGTCATATTAGAATTGATATTTTAGCAAACAAGCTAATGGTTAAACTAATAGGacctaattgataaaatattaatactttaaagattaaattaaaatgctTTAAAATTTGGAGACCAATATAAAATCTATACCATAATTTGAGGACATTTGATTGAATTagccctttttttcttttttgggttatTATGTGTCATCCCTAGAACTGTTTTATAACACTCCATTAATCCCTTCTTTCCCTTCAAGCACTCTCAAAATACTATTTTCATGTTCCCATAGTTGCAAACAAATGATGAACAACCAAAtcaccatttttttttattttccttaacTCGAGTTTACGTAATTACTCGGATTGATATTTAACAAGTTTGAATCACAATCAATGTCGTACATAAATTTTCTTTGTACTCTATAcattaatttatacataatagGCTATCATTACATGACATCGCAAAAgaatctttttatatatttttcaatgtcaaagaaaATGGTCTCTTATTCCTAGAGAAAACCCGATTTTTAGGATTTCATTAACACCCGAGAAAACTCATCTTTTTAGAGATATTTCTTCATCGTATTTTCAACCATTTAATCTTACGATTCTCTACCTTTCGAATATGAATCTCAGGAATGATGCCAGGAGGCAGGCAAGGGCCCTAGCCCCTCCTTGAatggaaaattattattttagtatttgatGTTTCTAAAATTATAAGTTAGTTTAACAGTAAAAATACACTTTGTccttccaaaaataaaaaattttcaatttaatccttttaaaattaaaaaaaacaatttctttaaaattttataatttaattttgacccaaAAAAGAAAATCCTAGCTTCGTCCCTAATGAACAGTCTCCAAGTTCCCAATCCAAAACTCGAATCTAGTgcataaaagaataagaatttaATTAAGGGTAATTGATGAAAGCTGAAAAAGAGACTGGGTATACCTGCAATGAATGCAACAAGGTTTTATGGCAGTCCACAtagtgatgtatatatatgtacttaAAAAGTGTATATGATGAATATAAATTAAGCAAAGGGCCAATGCCAAAAACCCAAaggaagaaacaaaagaaagaaagaaagaaaaatgatggaTGATTTACGTGTGCATTATGCAGGAGCAGATGTATACCCATCATAGATGCGTGGGGCGACCCCAAAGTTGACAGACTTATATATACAGTATTATGGCAATGGCTATCATCGTCTATGgagttaattataattaatccTGACATATGGGACTACTGGTTTTGGTTATGGTTATGGTGCTTTCTTTTATGTTGGTCTGTCATCCATGGCGGTGCATATCGTATGATTTGGTGAGGGAGCTAAGCTCATTGGAGAATGTTGGACTATGTTTTGTTGGGTGGAACTCAAATAATACAACCAATACGATTGAAAATTCAGAAAATTGGATATAAAATTGGTCcgaaaaagataaaaattcacGAGTTAAGAAAACTTCACTAAAACGGTAAAAATCAAAAGGGGAATACAAGATGGATAAACAAACAAACCTTAAACTTGAAATACAAAGTTCTCCCGGAATTCTCACAAACTCTCTTATCTACGGTTGCTAAaaagtctatttataggttgaattTCGTGTACAAATATGACTAAAATATCCTTAAAATAATCAGAGTTAGACTGAAAAATATATCAgagttgttgacaccattttttggatgaaacggggtcgacttggattttgaaaaaagaatgaaaacgggagtcgccaccaatccttttttgatgaggtgtgatcgggtcacctcaaaaagtggttgtttttaataaatgatttaattttattaaaacaacgattttggtctacgaaattcagaaaaatgagttcgggagtcggttacgcacgaggaaggattagcaccctcgatacgcccacaattggtacctagttaattagttagtgtcttaatgtcgaaaattaaaaactcgaaaagaattttaaaaatatgatccctccttatatcgtgttattttaaaaatactcgaataaatcaaaatggaaaatgcctccttatcacgaagtaacaagatgttacatccagtaagttaggacacgacacctcatGTTTTTGAGAGTAAACTtgcctttcattttctttatttaaacctcatttattttaattttaaaaggatattcgattacttaaaatcaacgagaaaatcgaagctcagtaagttagggcacgattttctcgaattttctaaatacggaatattgcctttactttcgaaaaatcctcatatcgagaaaaccacgtgtcatatccaatgcgttaggacacaacatattgaaatcccgataatgagtttttatttatgttttttattaaagagcattctcgagcatttagattcaacagaaaattagaacccagcacgttagggcccaattctctcgaagatcccaagtatcgagtattgcctttatttccaaaattttccttttttacgaatttgggtaaaaattgatgtgacggaataacaattacgataatgcgagcaaaaataatacgagcaaaaataacaaaataaatatataaaaaatcaattatatacaataacaagtaaataaacaaaataaaaaacgaaaacattttttaaaataataatggacacataaataaataaataaacataaagtaaaacaataataataaagaaatgaataaaattataaacattttaaaaatgtatgtatgaattttaaaaaatttaaaatacaaaaaaaaactatgtaggtatatatataatgaaaatatgtatgtctatacgtatatatatgtgtatgtataagaattataaaatatgaaaacataattacatatatataaagaacatgcgcatgtgtgtatatatattacataaagacaaaaaagatataaatatgtatattataaaaataaaataacgtaagtgtgtacatacatttataagtatatgaattaaaatatgtaaatatataagtatatatatgcatgtagaaaatacgaaatataaaaatatatatttaaaataaataaagaatatgtacatgtatataaattataaaaagaatatgtatgtgcatatatgatgacttaaatcaaataatacaaataaaaagaaagatattaggtaaataataaatatatataacttaaaataaataatagaggaactccccttttctaaaaaaaataattaaatgaactaaaggatgaaattaaaatcaaatcaaaatccgGGGGTCCAAActgtaaatatatgaaatatgtggtaAAGGGACTGAAATAAAAGGCGCCGAGGACATGGGGGACCTTTAGGGAGATATTCCCCATCCCAAAACGCAGTGAGAGTCTGCGCATGGTCCAAGGACCAGATTGAAACAGACGCCATATTTGCAGCCCAaatctaaaagaaataaagagtTATATTGCACCTCCACGCAAGATGGAGGGACCAAATGTGaaaattacccattagggcaaagAGGCGCGGGTCCCTCCCTCAAATGGCGCCGCTTTAGCTTctataaacaacaaaaaaaacaaaacaaaaaaaaacaaaaaaaaacaaaaaagtccTCTCCTTtacttttagaaagaaaaaacagaGAGCCAAGGGTCTCTCCCTCTCAGCCTTTCCAGATCCGGCCAACAAGGCCATTGCCATGCACCGTCGTGATCGCCTTGGACGGTGGCCGTCGCTGCGCATAGGGGCTACTTTGAGCCCCGTTTCAAATCCTGTTCAGAGGCCGAGCTTGCTTGGCCTGAATACCGAGAGAAAGAACCTTTTGGCCCCGCCTTTAGAGCCGATTTCGGCGACGGAGAGGGCTCCGACGACGCGGCCAAGGGCGCCCCAGGTATTtctttcctccttttattttcgtttatcaaaaaaaaacaataataaaaaaataaaggtaaaAGAATATAGAAAGATTGAAAATAAAGAGAATCCTTAaaactttgtttctttttttttatttctccagATTTGTCCAAGAGAAAAAGCCAGATTACAAGTCTTTCATTTTTGGCTTTATAGCCAATCTAAACAACttcttaatttctattttttgtctATTTGCCCTTCGTTTCTTTTGTTGTTGCGTGCCTTTTGTTGGCTTTGCAGGTGCCCGTGGCCGATAGTGGTGGCAGAGGCGTGCGAGTGGGCGTGGCAGACGAGGAAGTGGAGCGGCACACATGCGGCGCTTGGAGGCTAGGGTTTCCTTTGATagctgaaatttttttaagttttgtgggttagggttttccaaattttgggccaaattttgggcttgagattttattttggattttattatttgggttatttgttggtatgggcccgggcaaaaat contains the following coding sequences:
- the LOC121214851 gene encoding sodium channel modifier 1 produces the protein MSVYGGDSWGREAQYRKRRIDEVVLEGIEIDDGHGSSYKKLASGKYACLVCPQNPIFDTPLMLSMHCKGSRHLAAKSKAKEKELTRQNEINKRLALEGSSTTSSINSSTTKQNARLPSKSKPLIQMAQKAASEILGNKRLEVDSRNENHNTVVPRQNDVKNATLGFSWDHNCSNETSHKLIQNHLDFRECRERELKFTSAGWKRDCHGKWYKDENVEFDSDEEDPNSLF
- the LOC121214852 gene encoding uncharacterized protein, whose protein sequence is MHRRDRLGRWPSLRIGATLSPVSNPVQRPSLLGLNTERKNLLAPPLEPISATERAPTTRPRAPQVPVADSGGRGVRVGVADEEVERHTCGAWRLGFPLIAEIFLSFVG